In Scatophagus argus isolate fScaArg1 chromosome 5, fScaArg1.pri, whole genome shotgun sequence, a genomic segment contains:
- the LOC124059352 gene encoding uncharacterized membrane protein C3orf80 homolog, producing the protein MMSRAPGGARASCGTTGTFLSVCLVSACQALRSCGEVQCGDGQQCCPPVVNGNGSASSAVRCCKLPIHIFFDNVGWITRKLSGILILLLLFAMGYFIQRIICPRPRRHPPHDRSEEPSLFHGHASASQDSLLDRYPEYSLGDFASPNLPAYDEVKYLPTYEESMQEMHRDRSDDNLLTENERDCQGRVRAAGPRAGDQRRDVLEVSGPQHSPRTSRNSV; encoded by the coding sequence ATGATGTCCCGTGCGCCGGGCGGCGCCAGGGCATCGTGCGGGACCACTGGCACCTTTTTGTCGGTATGTCTGGTCTCAGCTTGTCAAGCCCTCCGGAGCTGCGGAGAGGTCCAGTGCGGCGACGGCCAGCAGTGCTGTCCGCCCGTCGTCAACGGGAACGGCAGTGCCAGCTCCGCGGTGCGCTGCTGCAAGCTCCCAATCCACATCTTCTTCGACAACGTAGGCTGGATTACACGGAAGCTGTCGGGCATCCTGATCCTGTTACTGCTCTTTGCCATGGGCTACTTCATCCAGCGGATCATCTGTCCCCGGCCCCGCCGGCACCCTCCGCATGACCGCAGCGAGGAGCCTTCCCTCTTTCACGGGCACGCATCGGCGTCCCAGGACTCCCTGCTGGACAGGTACCCCGAGTACAGCCTCGGGGACTTCGCCTCTCCGAACCTGCCGGCCTACGACGAGGTGAAATATTTGCCCACGTATGAGGAAAGCATGCAGGAGATGCACAGGGACCGCTCCGATGATAACTTGCTTACGGAAAACGAAAGGGACTGTCAGGGAAGGGTGAGAGCGGCGGGACCGAGAGCTGGAGACCAGAGACGGGATGTCCTGGAGGTGTCAGGACCGCAGCACAGCCCAAGGACATCTCGGAACTCTGTCTGA
- the si:dkeyp-97b10.3 gene encoding uncharacterized protein si:dkeyp-97b10.3 isoform X1 — protein MVAEMANSGAACHLEDGDGDIPAPENKDNLTESDSSSSENAGTSAEDSSEDEEEEEDEEEDSEGCAEKDGEEEDNEEVDGEEFKNESVPRPEVKVSNGKDERHFRLCCEKCKAIQQSHGNELVTPRRISKGRLQVQLEGEGTYECSLTGLVFEASERVLVRYSVLSWSKFASFLRDSWKFAGPIFNVDTVNKDASVLKSIQFPHSVCIADPDSEMTFSVLHMKDNRPLIEPTVDHSGSHVKWNVTSLSPVGPIIQTNQSVEHHGVVLVYKQLGSDNNNYSFHVYLATNSSSDIKDIAKQVRGYKNRYIRIEKPPTCKLDEGTYRLMSEPEGEIRPQDLKFTLAVTKMKGYFEAFFEQPPPFKLSLIEINTEETVWSATIREGDCVDNTEKRPRKRTNSRQRSSSPSEEETACKRPRWQDESDGVKTVMTQGRDMSEKQLLQVAKRLGKEWKQVAIYLDLNSRELDEIQAMEKDVTMQKLKMLVEWKSRRRPGEATAFHLWKSVEELDDLPNEVHQTLQEMMDSRAAK, from the exons atggtggCGGAGATGGCGAACAGTGGAGCGGCTTGTCACCTGGAGGACGG AGACGGAGATATCCCTGCGCCTGAAAACAAAG ATAATCTTACAGAAAGTGACAGCAGTAGTTCAG AGAACGCGGGAACGTCCGCCGAGGACAGCtcagaagatgaagaggaggaggaggatgaggaagaggattCTG AGGGCTGTGCTGAGAAGGATGGAGAAGAGGAAG ATAATGAAGAGGTTGATGGAGAGGAGTTTAAAAATG AGTCCGTCCCCAGACCTGAAGTAAAGGTTTCAAATGGAAAAG ACGAGAGGCACTTCAGACTGTGCTGTGAGAAATGCAAAGCCATCCAGCAG AGTCATGGCAATGAGCTGGTTACCCCCAGGAGGATCAGCAAGGGACGATTACA ggTGCAGCTGGAAGGAGAGGGCACATACGAATGTTCGCTCACCGGCCTGGTGTTTGAAGCATCGGAGCGGGTTCTTGTGCGGTACTCAGTTTTGTCCTGGTCCAAGTTCGCCTCCTTCCTCCGGGACTCCTGGAAATTTGCTGGACCCATCTTTAATGTGGACACAGTCAACAAGGACGCGTCTGTCCTCAAGTCCATCCAGTTCCCTCACTCTGTCTGCATTGCAG ATCCGGATAGTGAGATGACATTCAGTGTCCTGCACATGAAGGACAACCGTCCACTCATTGAGCCAACAGTGGACCACTCAGGTAGCCATGTTAAGTGGAATGTAACATCCCTGTCACCCGTGGGTCCCATCATTCAGACAAACCAGTCTGTCGAGCACCACGGAGTGGTCCTGGTCTACAAGCAGCTGGgcagtgacaacaacaactacagctTCCATGTCTATCTGGCCACCAACAGTTCATCTGACATCAAG GATATAGCCAAACAGGTGCGGGGCTACAAGAATCGTTACATTCGGATAGAGAAGCCTCCCACATGTAAACTGGATGAGGGGACGTATCGTCTCATGAGCGAGCCGGAGGGGGAGATCAGACCTCAG GATTTGAAATTCACCCTTGCGGTGACTAAGATGAAAGGCTACTTTGAAGCTTTCTTCGAGCAGCCTCCTCCCTTTAAATTGTCTCTCATAGAGATTAACACTGAGGAGACTGTATGGTCGGCCACAATCAGAGAAG gTGACTGTGTGGATAACACAGAGAAGAGGCCAAGGAAGAGGACGAACA GcaggcagaggagcagcagcccctcagaagaagaaacagcttGTAAAAGACCTCGATGGCAGGACGAGTCAG ATGGAGTGAAAACAGTGATGACTCAGGGCCGGGACATGTCAGAGAAGCAGCTACTGCAGGTGGCCAAGCGGCTCGGGAAGGAGTGGAAGCAGGTGGCCATCTATCTAGACTTGAACTCCAGGGAGCTGGATGAAATCCAGGCAATGGAGAAAGATGTGACCATGCAGAAGCTGAAGATGCTGGTGGAGTGGAAGAGCAGGAGGCGGCCGGGGGAGGCCACGGCGTTTCACCTTTGGAAAAGTGTGGAGGAACTCGATGACTTGCCAAATGAGGTCCATCAGACACTGCAAg AAATGATGGACAGTCGAGCAGctaagtga
- the si:dkeyp-97b10.3 gene encoding uncharacterized protein si:dkeyp-97b10.3 isoform X2, which translates to MRRESKEDGDIPAPENKDNLTESDSSSSENAGTSAEDSSEDEEEEEDEEEDSEGCAEKDGEEEDNEEVDGEEFKNESVPRPEVKVSNGKDERHFRLCCEKCKAIQQSHGNELVTPRRISKGRLQVQLEGEGTYECSLTGLVFEASERVLVRYSVLSWSKFASFLRDSWKFAGPIFNVDTVNKDASVLKSIQFPHSVCIADPDSEMTFSVLHMKDNRPLIEPTVDHSGSHVKWNVTSLSPVGPIIQTNQSVEHHGVVLVYKQLGSDNNNYSFHVYLATNSSSDIKDIAKQVRGYKNRYIRIEKPPTCKLDEGTYRLMSEPEGEIRPQDLKFTLAVTKMKGYFEAFFEQPPPFKLSLIEINTEETVWSATIREGDCVDNTEKRPRKRTNSRQRSSSPSEEETACKRPRWQDESDGVKTVMTQGRDMSEKQLLQVAKRLGKEWKQVAIYLDLNSRELDEIQAMEKDVTMQKLKMLVEWKSRRRPGEATAFHLWKSVEELDDLPNEVHQTLQEMMDSRAAK; encoded by the exons ATGCGAAGGGAAAGTAAAGA AGACGGAGATATCCCTGCGCCTGAAAACAAAG ATAATCTTACAGAAAGTGACAGCAGTAGTTCAG AGAACGCGGGAACGTCCGCCGAGGACAGCtcagaagatgaagaggaggaggaggatgaggaagaggattCTG AGGGCTGTGCTGAGAAGGATGGAGAAGAGGAAG ATAATGAAGAGGTTGATGGAGAGGAGTTTAAAAATG AGTCCGTCCCCAGACCTGAAGTAAAGGTTTCAAATGGAAAAG ACGAGAGGCACTTCAGACTGTGCTGTGAGAAATGCAAAGCCATCCAGCAG AGTCATGGCAATGAGCTGGTTACCCCCAGGAGGATCAGCAAGGGACGATTACA ggTGCAGCTGGAAGGAGAGGGCACATACGAATGTTCGCTCACCGGCCTGGTGTTTGAAGCATCGGAGCGGGTTCTTGTGCGGTACTCAGTTTTGTCCTGGTCCAAGTTCGCCTCCTTCCTCCGGGACTCCTGGAAATTTGCTGGACCCATCTTTAATGTGGACACAGTCAACAAGGACGCGTCTGTCCTCAAGTCCATCCAGTTCCCTCACTCTGTCTGCATTGCAG ATCCGGATAGTGAGATGACATTCAGTGTCCTGCACATGAAGGACAACCGTCCACTCATTGAGCCAACAGTGGACCACTCAGGTAGCCATGTTAAGTGGAATGTAACATCCCTGTCACCCGTGGGTCCCATCATTCAGACAAACCAGTCTGTCGAGCACCACGGAGTGGTCCTGGTCTACAAGCAGCTGGgcagtgacaacaacaactacagctTCCATGTCTATCTGGCCACCAACAGTTCATCTGACATCAAG GATATAGCCAAACAGGTGCGGGGCTACAAGAATCGTTACATTCGGATAGAGAAGCCTCCCACATGTAAACTGGATGAGGGGACGTATCGTCTCATGAGCGAGCCGGAGGGGGAGATCAGACCTCAG GATTTGAAATTCACCCTTGCGGTGACTAAGATGAAAGGCTACTTTGAAGCTTTCTTCGAGCAGCCTCCTCCCTTTAAATTGTCTCTCATAGAGATTAACACTGAGGAGACTGTATGGTCGGCCACAATCAGAGAAG gTGACTGTGTGGATAACACAGAGAAGAGGCCAAGGAAGAGGACGAACA GcaggcagaggagcagcagcccctcagaagaagaaacagcttGTAAAAGACCTCGATGGCAGGACGAGTCAG ATGGAGTGAAAACAGTGATGACTCAGGGCCGGGACATGTCAGAGAAGCAGCTACTGCAGGTGGCCAAGCGGCTCGGGAAGGAGTGGAAGCAGGTGGCCATCTATCTAGACTTGAACTCCAGGGAGCTGGATGAAATCCAGGCAATGGAGAAAGATGTGACCATGCAGAAGCTGAAGATGCTGGTGGAGTGGAAGAGCAGGAGGCGGCCGGGGGAGGCCACGGCGTTTCACCTTTGGAAAAGTGTGGAGGAACTCGATGACTTGCCAAATGAGGTCCATCAGACACTGCAAg AAATGATGGACAGTCGAGCAGctaagtga
- the il12a gene encoding interleukin-12 subunit alpha, whose translation MSPFNLCFSSCVLLLLTLSWRTSTGLPVRTLSSEQCESCALLFRNLLLNATELLKSDVLCFGITSDNVEVSSKTETVLACAPILTQNSGCMMQKNPSFSESECLRNIMKDLDHYAAIFQSYISSSLRSPEQEVPLLRPTLGIIQSLRKNCSLMPNGESDSLEEEAAQMFGDDTFTNRQKMCKMMRGFYTRTITINRAMGYISSGDHRQ comes from the exons ATGTCACCTTTTAATCTCT GCTTCTCCAGCTGTGTGCTGCTCCTGCTGACCCTGAGCTGGCGCACGTCCACAGGACTCCCGGTGCGCACTTTGAGCTCAGAGCAGTGCGAAAGCTGCGCACTGCTCTTCAGGAATCTCCTGCTGAATGCCACAGAGCTTCTGAAAAGT GATGTTTTGTGCTTCGGCATCACCTCCGATAATGTGGAGGTGAGCAGTAAAACCGAGACAGTCCTGGCCTGCGCACCCATTCTGACTCAG AACTCAGGTTGTATGATGCAAAAAAATCCATCCTTCAGTGAG AGTGAATGTCTGAGGAACATCATGAAGGACTTGGACCACTACGCTGCCATTTTTCAGTCCTACATCAGCTCCTCACTCAGGAGTCCTGAGCAGGAGGTTCCACTTCTGAGGCCAACTCTGGGAATAATCCAGAGCCTGAGGAAG AACTGCTCCCTGATGCCGAACGGAGAGAGCGACTCTTTGGAG GAGGAAGCTGCCCAGATGTTTGGGGATGACACCTTCACTAACAGGCAGAAGATGTGTAAGATGATGAGGGGCTTCTACACCCGAACCATCACCATCAACAGAGCCATGGGCTACATCTCCTCAGGAGACCACAGGCAGTAA